From the Halalkalicoccus sp. CGA53 genome, one window contains:
- a CDS encoding nucleoside phosphorylase yields MTETRDSEDPNEELQYHIEVGSEDVAPSVLLPGNPERVEKVVDLWDSWDEKAYHREYRTATGRYRKTPISVTSTGIGSPSAAIAVEELARVGTETFIRVGSCGAIQEGMAVGDLVITTGAVRQEGTSAEYVREDYPATADYEVVCALVAAAEELGYDYHTGLTMSADSFYAGQGRPGFEGFRAAGSEALIDALQEANVKNVEMEASSILTLANVYGLRAGAVCTVYANRVTGEFRTEGERKAAKTASLAVHYLERMDEVKAEAGAERWHAGLTL; encoded by the coding sequence ATGACGGAGACGCGAGACAGCGAGGACCCCAACGAGGAACTCCAGTACCACATCGAGGTCGGTTCGGAGGACGTCGCCCCCTCGGTGCTGCTCCCCGGAAACCCGGAGCGCGTCGAGAAGGTAGTCGATCTGTGGGACTCCTGGGACGAAAAGGCGTATCACCGGGAGTACCGGACGGCTACTGGTCGGTACAGAAAAACGCCGATCTCGGTGACCTCGACCGGGATCGGCAGCCCCTCGGCGGCGATCGCCGTCGAGGAGCTCGCACGGGTCGGTACGGAGACGTTCATCCGGGTCGGATCGTGCGGCGCGATCCAGGAGGGGATGGCCGTGGGCGATCTGGTGATCACCACCGGTGCGGTCCGTCAGGAGGGGACCAGCGCGGAGTACGTGCGGGAGGACTACCCCGCGACCGCCGACTACGAGGTCGTCTGTGCGCTCGTCGCCGCGGCCGAGGAACTGGGCTACGACTACCACACCGGGCTGACGATGAGCGCCGACAGCTTCTACGCCGGCCAGGGCCGACCCGGGTTCGAAGGGTTTCGGGCCGCGGGGAGCGAGGCGCTGATCGACGCGCTGCAGGAGGCGAACGTGAAGAACGTGGAGATGGAGGCGAGTTCGATCCTGACGCTCGCGAACGTCTACGGCCTCCGGGCGGGGGCGGTCTGTACGGTCTACGCCAACCGAGTGACCGGAGAGTTCCGAACCGAGGGCGAGCGGAAGGCGGCGAAGACGGCGAGCCTCGCGGTACACTACCTGGAGCGGATGGACGAGGTGAAGGCGGAGGCCGGTGCCGAGCGGTGGCACGCGGGGCTGACGCTGTAA
- a CDS encoding asparagine synthase-related protein, with protein MSSAQPSMELFGLYGPCERFERVRSPEEFDRFLHGERVAVGVSDPAIGIPGRTAVHRSDGGFCVVWGEAFSPGDAGESVAAWLFDRYGVAGTDAFSEVNGSYVAVIEAEGEAVVVTDPIRSWECFVTESPRGRVFGTDATAVARARRAPTVDRRGLREFVHFGVVLGDRTLIRGVERLPFDSALFERETETLSRFVYEPKVLDHTGELARRLERAIGRRSGYPRPGGMLMSAGYDSRLLLATLSDLDVCYTLGAPDDPEVAIARRLCEQYGKRHRTLTVTRAYLEATPEVVRRTNGIRESIHIHHRGSAAEITAPTVYHGLFLDSLVRDHYLPRERIPVFHKRFPLDRLDARPDVAERFASKLDFYGGGERLLVRADGPETPEGFLEKSIDAEFGRCADRSESVHNAMALMGVRLKPALPFRIDLAADHVESLVAADAELVDWHLTASPEFRNDEIYQAALELVDPEIFEHRPPDRPHRSYQLNQLEKFFRRIIPGIEPFATPWPDRDRIYRENDLDRRLLPDRPDLHDLPPRTKLRINDARIWLDSVLDDGTSVDDLIRSPG; from the coding sequence GTGTCCTCCGCCCAGCCGTCGATGGAGCTGTTCGGCCTGTACGGTCCGTGCGAACGGTTCGAACGGGTTCGCTCCCCCGAGGAGTTCGACCGATTCCTCCACGGCGAGCGCGTGGCGGTCGGCGTCAGCGATCCCGCGATCGGGATCCCGGGACGAACCGCCGTCCACCGGTCGGACGGGGGGTTCTGCGTCGTCTGGGGCGAGGCGTTCTCGCCCGGCGACGCCGGTGAGTCGGTCGCGGCGTGGCTGTTCGACCGCTACGGTGTCGCGGGTACCGACGCGTTCTCCGAGGTCAACGGCTCGTACGTCGCCGTGATCGAGGCGGAAGGCGAGGCGGTCGTCGTCACGGACCCGATCCGCTCGTGGGAGTGTTTCGTGACCGAGAGCCCGCGGGGCCGTGTCTTCGGGACGGACGCGACGGCGGTCGCACGCGCTCGGCGAGCACCGACCGTCGATCGGCGGGGGCTCCGCGAGTTCGTTCACTTCGGTGTCGTCCTCGGGGACCGGACACTGATCCGTGGCGTCGAGCGCCTCCCGTTCGACAGCGCGCTGTTCGAGCGGGAGACGGAAACACTCTCCCGGTTCGTCTACGAACCGAAGGTCCTCGACCACACGGGCGAGCTCGCTCGCCGGCTCGAACGGGCGATCGGTCGGCGGTCGGGCTACCCGCGACCCGGCGGGATGCTGATGAGCGCGGGCTACGACTCCCGCCTCCTCCTCGCGACCCTCTCCGACCTCGACGTCTGTTACACGCTCGGCGCGCCCGACGACCCGGAGGTCGCCATCGCCCGACGGCTCTGCGAGCAGTACGGGAAACGACACCGGACGCTCACGGTCACGAGGGCGTACCTGGAGGCGACGCCGGAGGTCGTCCGCCGGACGAACGGGATCCGCGAGTCGATCCACATCCACCACCGCGGGTCAGCCGCGGAGATCACTGCGCCGACGGTCTACCACGGTCTGTTCCTCGACTCGCTCGTCCGCGACCACTACCTCCCCAGGGAGCGGATCCCGGTGTTCCACAAGCGGTTCCCGCTCGACAGGCTCGACGCTCGCCCGGACGTCGCCGAGCGCTTCGCGTCGAAGCTCGACTTCTACGGCGGGGGAGAGCGCCTCCTCGTCCGGGCCGACGGTCCGGAGACGCCCGAGGGGTTCCTCGAGAAGTCGATCGACGCCGAGTTCGGTCGCTGTGCCGATCGGTCGGAGTCGGTCCACAACGCGATGGCGCTGATGGGCGTCCGCCTGAAGCCGGCGCTCCCGTTCCGCATCGACCTCGCGGCCGACCACGTCGAGAGTCTCGTCGCGGCCGACGCCGAACTCGTCGACTGGCACCTCACTGCGTCGCCGGAGTTCCGAAACGACGAGATCTACCAGGCCGCGCTCGAACTGGTCGATCCGGAGATCTTCGAGCACCGCCCGCCGGACCGACCGCACCGATCGTACCAGCTCAACCAGCTCGAGAAGTTCTTCAGGCGGATTATCCCGGGCATCGAGCCGTTCGCCACCCCCTGGCCGGACCGTGACCGGATCTACCGCGAGAACGACCTCGACCGGCGGCTCCTCCCCGATCGACCCGACCTCCACGACCTCCCTCCTCGAACGAAGCTCCGGATCAACGACGCGCGGATCTGGCTCGACTCCGTTCTCGACGACGGGACCTCCGTCGACGACCTGATCCGATCACCCGGGTGA
- a CDS encoding helix-turn-helix transcriptional regulator produces MSVADIEAELSEDERAGLELVRESGGIHQSDFWKELDVSSRKGSRIVEKLAETGLIERTETVYNGHNTYLLSPAARDLEFSLLMAGDMLSPFIGEEEADPQSDAFSQWIMNLAYEEYD; encoded by the coding sequence ATGAGCGTGGCCGACATCGAGGCGGAGCTGTCGGAGGACGAGCGCGCCGGGCTCGAACTGGTTCGCGAGAGCGGCGGGATCCACCAGAGCGACTTCTGGAAGGAACTCGACGTCTCCTCGCGGAAGGGGAGTCGAATCGTCGAGAAGCTCGCCGAGACCGGCCTGATCGAGCGGACCGAGACCGTCTACAACGGCCACAACACCTACCTGCTCTCGCCCGCCGCCCGCGACCTGGAGTTCTCGCTGCTGATGGCCGGCGACATGCTCTCGCCCTTCATCGGCGAGGAGGAGGCAGACCCCCAGAGCGACGCCTTCTCGCAGTGGATCATGAACCTCGCCTACGAGGAGTACGACTGA
- a CDS encoding phosphohexomutase domain-containing protein → MDLFGTAGIRGDTRTRVTPELALSVGRAAGLDGDEFVVGRDGRETGGALAAALEAGLTSAGASVRRLGVVPTPAVAFAARDCRGAMLTASHNPPTDNGIKLFSEGVEYDREAERRIESRVAKGVDAESWDRWGTVEEWDVLPRYREAVAAYAEGLGSEPVGLRVAVDCGNGVAGLATPQVLRELGASVVTLNAQVDGHFPGRPSKPTEETLSDLGALVANTGTELGIGHDGDADRIVILDSHGRIVHEDTVLAILAEHYTRHATAADPVVVTTPNASARIDERVETAGGRTERVRLGALHEGIARVYEGGGEETEVVFAAEPWKHIHTAFGGWIDGVASAAVLVRLVADAGGLGALREPITERPYRKVAVACPDERKEAVMESLEGSLPDTFPEASVDTDYGVRLEWPDAAWILVRPSGTEPYVRLYAESEDVDALIADARAAIEREVGE, encoded by the coding sequence GTATCCGTGGCGACACGAGGACACGAGTGACGCCCGAGCTCGCGCTCTCGGTCGGCCGAGCGGCCGGCCTCGACGGGGACGAGTTCGTCGTCGGTCGCGACGGTCGCGAGACGGGTGGTGCGCTCGCAGCCGCGCTCGAAGCGGGGCTCACGAGCGCCGGTGCCAGCGTCCGCCGTCTCGGCGTCGTCCCGACGCCGGCGGTCGCCTTCGCCGCCCGTGACTGTCGCGGCGCCATGCTCACCGCGAGCCACAACCCGCCAACCGACAACGGTATCAAACTGTTCAGCGAGGGCGTCGAGTACGACCGCGAGGCCGAACGCCGTATCGAATCGCGCGTCGCGAAGGGCGTCGACGCCGAGAGCTGGGACCGTTGGGGTACGGTCGAAGAGTGGGACGTCCTCCCGCGCTACCGCGAGGCGGTGGCAGCCTACGCGGAGGGTCTTGGCTCGGAGCCGGTCGGTCTTCGCGTTGCGGTCGACTGCGGCAACGGCGTCGCCGGGCTCGCCACGCCACAGGTACTCCGCGAGCTCGGCGCGTCGGTCGTCACCCTGAACGCACAGGTCGACGGCCACTTCCCCGGCCGCCCGAGCAAACCCACCGAGGAGACGCTCTCGGACCTCGGCGCGCTCGTCGCGAATACGGGTACCGAACTGGGGATCGGCCACGACGGCGACGCCGACCGGATCGTGATCCTCGATAGCCACGGGAGAATCGTCCACGAGGACACCGTGCTCGCGATCCTCGCCGAGCACTACACCCGCCACGCCACCGCCGCCGATCCGGTCGTCGTCACGACGCCGAACGCCTCCGCGCGGATCGACGAGCGCGTCGAGACGGCCGGCGGGCGCACCGAACGCGTCAGGCTCGGGGCGCTCCACGAGGGGATCGCCCGGGTCTACGAGGGGGGCGGTGAGGAGACGGAGGTCGTCTTCGCGGCCGAGCCGTGGAAGCACATCCACACCGCGTTCGGGGGGTGGATCGACGGTGTCGCGAGCGCGGCGGTCCTCGTCCGACTGGTCGCCGACGCGGGTGGACTCGGCGCGCTCCGGGAGCCGATCACCGAGCGACCGTACCGGAAGGTCGCCGTCGCCTGCCCGGACGAACGGAAGGAGGCGGTGATGGAGTCGCTGGAGGGATCGCTCCCCGACACGTTCCCGGAGGCGAGCGTCGACACCGATTACGGCGTCCGGCTGGAGTGGCCCGACGCCGCCTGGATACTCGTCAGGCCGAGCGGGACCGAGCCGTACGTCCGGCTCTACGCGGAATCGGAGGACGTCGACGCCCTGATCGCCGACGCACGCGCGGCCATCGAGCGGGAGGTCGGCGAATGA
- the cdd gene encoding cytidine deaminase codes for MSPRELIEAAREIQTRAHVPYSNYRVGAALETEDGEVFVGCNIENANYSNSLHAEEVAVAEAVKEGHREFSRLAVSSDRRDGVTPCGMCRQTLSEFCEPDLVVLCDEGESIRKYTLGELLPDTITEEMLR; via the coding sequence ATGAGTCCTCGGGAGCTCATCGAAGCCGCCCGAGAGATCCAGACGCGTGCGCACGTCCCCTATTCGAACTACCGGGTCGGCGCGGCGCTCGAAACCGAGGACGGGGAGGTGTTCGTCGGCTGTAACATAGAGAACGCGAACTACTCGAACAGCCTCCACGCCGAGGAGGTCGCCGTCGCGGAGGCGGTGAAGGAGGGCCACCGGGAGTTCTCCAGACTGGCGGTCTCGTCGGACCGCCGCGACGGCGTCACGCCCTGTGGGATGTGCAGACAGACGCTCTCGGAGTTCTGTGAGCCGGATCTGGTCGTGCTCTGTGACGAGGGCGAGTCGATCAGGAAGTACACGCTCGGGGAGCTGTTGCCCGATACGATCACCGAGGAGATGTTGCGGTAA
- a CDS encoding NRDE family protein, translated as MCTLIVAWCVFSDPVVVAANRDEALDRPASVPHAWGEGSGIFAPRDECVGGTWIGTNDAGLFVAVTNRRVEIEGGGERSRGLLVADALGYESAAEAIDHVVAETDGATYSGFNLLIADAERAALIEWDGTRTLTEIDPGIHVVVNDGQPGVERKRRGVEKLVEPRNGESTEEWLVRVRSVLVDHDLGTCVHGEEYGTRSSSLVRVDREGNADWRFAPGPPCETEYASR; from the coding sequence GTGTGTACCCTGATCGTCGCCTGGTGTGTCTTCTCCGATCCGGTCGTCGTCGCGGCGAACCGTGACGAGGCGCTCGACAGACCGGCGAGCGTACCACACGCCTGGGGAGAGGGGTCGGGGATCTTCGCCCCCCGCGACGAGTGTGTGGGGGGGACCTGGATCGGGACGAACGATGCGGGGCTGTTCGTCGCCGTCACGAACCGACGCGTCGAGATCGAGGGAGGCGGCGAGCGCTCGCGCGGTCTGCTCGTCGCCGACGCGCTCGGTTACGAGAGCGCGGCAGAGGCGATCGACCACGTCGTCGCCGAGACAGACGGGGCTACCTATTCCGGGTTCAACCTCCTGATCGCCGACGCCGAGCGCGCAGCGCTGATCGAGTGGGACGGAACACGAACCCTGACCGAGATCGATCCGGGGATCCACGTCGTCGTCAACGACGGCCAGCCGGGCGTCGAGCGAAAGCGCCGTGGCGTCGAGAAACTCGTCGAACCGCGGAACGGCGAGAGCACCGAGGAGTGGCTCGTCCGGGTTCGATCGGTCCTCGTCGACCACGACCTCGGGACCTGCGTCCACGGCGAGGAGTACGGCACCCGATCGTCCTCGCTCGTACGAGTAGACCGTGAGGGAAACGCAGACTGGCGATTCGCCCCCGGGCCGCCGTGTGAGACCGAGTACGCCTCGCGCTGA